In Palaemon carinicauda isolate YSFRI2023 chromosome 28, ASM3689809v2, whole genome shotgun sequence, the sequence GCCTACCTGGCCGATATATTCGGCCGACTCAACGAAATGAACCAGTCTTTGCAAGGCCATGATATGACAGTCATTGACGTTCAAGACAAGCTTGCCGGACTGTCTGCTCGAATGGGAGTCTGGCAGGCACGAATCGAGGCCGGATCCACAGCCTCGTTTCCTTTCTTGGACGAGCATCTGCAGACACAGCGGATTGAACTTCCCATCGGCAACAAAGATTGCATCATTGGACATCTCGACATTTTCTCCGCTGAGTTCAAATCTTATTTCGACGATGCTCCATTGGATGTTCCATGGCACAGAGACCCATTCAACACCGAAATTGAACCTACTGAAGACGAAGCAGAGGAGCTCGCAGAGTTGAAGGTCTCAAAAGCAATGAAGCTGGCCTTCAGTAACAGAGAAGACCTCTCCAGCTTCTGGTTGTCTGTTCAGGATGCATATCCACTACTCAGCAAGAAGGCATCCGAAATGCACGTTCAATTCGCCACAATATACCTTTGCGAATCTGGATTTTCTGACCTGGTGACCATTAAAACGAAGTCCAGAAACCGTCTTGATGTTGGGAACGATATTCGCCTTACTGTGTCCAAGACGGAGCCGGACATAAGAGGCCTCGTCACACGAGCCCAACAGCAAGTGTCTCATTGATTATATTGTTCAGCAAaaatttttactttgatttataattttagtgactgaataaaaaacataaaacaaaacctgcatttttttttattgaagggcaGGGGGCTACGAGTGTTAGCCACTCGGTGAGGGGGGCCATGGGCTATCAAAGGTTGAGAAACGCTGTAGTGACTAGAACATCGCCAAACGCAAACAGTTCTCGCCAAGTATGGTATTTAGCACCATATCAAGACAATTAGGGCCTGGAGTTTGCAGGATTCATGTGTTTGACCCCGGATTGATTGGCTGCTGCTAAACAAATGTCCGCCAAAATGGAAAAACTTGTCCTTTGGCAAAAAGTCTATAGCCTTGGGTAGTCACCCCTATACATCATCCTGAAAAATGATGGTTCCCTGCATGCTTTTGGTGATTACAGGTGTCTCAACATGCAGACAGAATTGGATCATTATACCCACTCAACATGGATGATGTTAccgcctacttgcacaaagcgaaggtgttctctAATTACAACATACTGAAGGGATATTACCAGGTACCCATGAATCTTGAAGACAtttccaagactgccatcactaatctcttcatcactttcaattattcctgttttggcctttgtaatgctggtgtAACTGtttaatgcctcatggatggcatcttagtggacctccaCATCTGGATATGCTATgaggatgacatacttgtgttttcctccaaATAGGAGCACCTTCATCACCTATGCATCATTCTCGATCACTTACAACAGAGTGGCCTTGTACTCCAGAacaacaaatgtacctttggcgctaacgaagtatcattcttagagcCCCGCATCATTACTGAAGGCGTCAACCCACTCCCCAAGAAGATATCAGCTGTCCAGAACTTCCTCACATCCTGGAACAtcaaaagcactgcaagaattctttggcatgacaaaatattatcactggttcttgccagccatcactgTCACTCTTGTCCCCCTCTCTTACTCCCTCTAGAGCTAGCCAAAAGACCTGATGTGGgatcccttcaagaagtggccttctgcaatgcaaagaatgccctatcgacTGCTGCTGTTCTCACCTTTCCCGTgtcacatgctcctctccttctctccaccgatgccattaacatcactattggtgcagtaatcgagTAGATGGTCAATGGTTCGccccccacccattggccttcttcagtagaaagctGTGTAaagcagaatccggctactctatctTTGACCACGAATTGCTGGTGGCGCATTAGGCTATGTGTACCTTTACCACCTCTCAAAGGGTATGCCTTTCATCATTCACACAGAGCACATGTCCGTGGttcacaccttcactcgacagtccaatgaTAGGTTCACCAGTAAAAGCCAATATCTCTcgactgtggctgaatacaacaaTACCCTTTAGCATGAAGGGTGTtgattccctgtcaagaaacacaatgCCTGCTATTCATCTGGGATTGGGTTACAAAAGGATCCAGAGTACCCAGCCGCAGGACATATGGCACATCGCTCCATTGATAACTCCAACGTCACCTTCCTTTGTTATGTTAGTACTGGTAGGCTACAACTGTGGATATCTGCCcctatgcgccaacaggtgtttgacttaatccatggcctctcactATCCCCCGTGCCGATCTACTATACAGCTActgaaaatgaagttcatttgCACGGTATTAccagggatgctaaggattgggttagTGCCTGTTCTCCATGCTAAACTGCTAAGGTACCTCGACAtatggattcaggaatgggcacctttcctcaacctcagcgtcgttttgcccatatTTCATGTCGATTTAGTAGGC encodes:
- the LOC137621755 gene encoding protein FAM200A-like is translated as MLLRQKLYPLPPRLLEVMDVAVKVINFIRAKAKNHQLFQLLANEMGAQHVGLLFYTKVHWLSRGKCLSRLYELWMETENNLHVHFDNEEFVMMLAYLADIFGRLNEMNQSLQGHDMTVIDVQDKLAGLSARMGVWQARIEAGSTASFPFLDEHLQTQRIELPIGNKDCIIGHLDIFSAEFKSYFDDAPLDVPWHRDPFNTEIEPTEDEAEELAELKVSKAMKLAFSNREDLSSFWLSVQDAYPLLSKKASEMHVQFATIYLCESGFSDLVTIKTKSRNRLDVGNDIRLTVSKTEPDIRGLVTRAQQQVSH